In Flavobacteriales bacterium, a single window of DNA contains:
- a CDS encoding DUF547 domain-containing protein has translation MLRKIALLLLPSLLILTSCGSDRTVELTPSNSESLSKAELLSQEILMSAYGQMNTSALSKELAELNPQDLRTQLNTDAERLAFWINVYNAFAQIELRSDTSLYTDRAAFFKSRNKIVAGYTMSFNDIEHGILRKNKGLYTLGYLNKINHTPVTKDFSVERLDWRIHFALNCDAASCPPVAFYRSDRLHAQLNMATFNYLKREIDQSGSSLEVPKLFLWFRADFGGPKGITKILQKFGGLEASETKNWNYKDYDWTVDLNQWYAPGALANP, from the coding sequence ATGCTCCGAAAGATCGCCCTCCTCCTACTTCCTTCCTTACTCATTCTCACGAGCTGTGGCAGCGATCGTACGGTCGAGCTAACTCCCTCGAACTCAGAAAGTCTTTCTAAAGCGGAACTTCTCAGCCAGGAAATTCTAATGTCGGCCTACGGCCAGATGAACACCTCTGCCCTTTCAAAAGAACTCGCCGAACTCAACCCTCAAGACCTCCGAACACAGCTCAATACCGATGCGGAACGCCTGGCATTTTGGATCAACGTGTATAACGCCTTCGCTCAAATTGAACTTCGATCCGATACATCGCTTTACACCGACCGCGCCGCTTTCTTCAAAAGCCGCAACAAGATCGTCGCCGGGTACACCATGAGCTTCAACGACATCGAGCACGGCATCCTCCGCAAGAACAAGGGATTGTACACTCTAGGATACCTCAACAAGATCAACCATACCCCAGTGACAAAAGATTTTTCTGTAGAGCGGCTCGATTGGCGTATCCACTTTGCTCTCAACTGCGACGCTGCTAGTTGTCCGCCCGTTGCTTTCTACCGGAGCGATCGACTCCACGCTCAATTGAATATGGCCACCTTTAACTACCTCAAGAGAGAAATCGATCAAAGCGGATCGTCGCTTGAAGTGCCCAAACTCTTCCTTTGGTTCAGGGCCGATTTCGGCGGACCTAAGGGAATCACGAAAATTTTGCAGAAATTCGGTGGCCTAGAAGCTTCCGAAACCAAAAACTGGAACTACAAGGATTACGACTGGACGGTCGATCTGAATCAGTGGTACGCCCCGGGAGCGCTGGCAAACCCTTAA
- a CDS encoding DUF962 domain-containing protein, which yields MRSMQQWLDEYSMSHQNSTNKLIHWICVPLIFWSILGLLSGLPSARLTSLVAEPFQPYVHWGTALVLVGLIFYLRLSTAMFLGVAAFSSFCLYVIKWLNLNVEMAVWQVSLIVFVLAWIGQFIGHKIEGAKPSFFKEVQFLLIGPAWLIAFIYKSLGIKY from the coding sequence ATGAGAAGCATGCAACAATGGCTCGACGAATACAGTATGAGCCATCAAAATTCGACCAACAAACTGATTCATTGGATTTGTGTTCCTCTGATTTTCTGGAGTATCTTGGGGTTGCTTTCCGGATTGCCTTCGGCACGATTAACATCGCTCGTGGCGGAGCCGTTTCAACCCTATGTTCATTGGGGTACTGCCCTCGTGCTGGTCGGGCTCATTTTTTACCTTCGCCTCAGTACCGCTATGTTTTTGGGGGTTGCTGCGTTTTCGTCTTTTTGCCTGTACGTGATCAAGTGGCTCAATCTTAACGTCGAAATGGCGGTTTGGCAAGTATCGTTGATCGTATTCGTATTGGCTTGGATCGGGCAATTCATCGGCCATAAGATCGAAGGTGCCAAACCCAGCTTTTTCAAGGAAGTGCAGTTCTTGTTAATAGGGCCTGCTTGGTTGATCGCGTTCATTTATAAGAGTCTGGGGATCAAGTATTGA
- a CDS encoding DUF493 family protein: MKNAEFYKSLREKLNEQTEWPTVYLFKFIIPADNQKMAQVNELFDGSAQITTRASNKGNYLSISAKEVMMNAESIIIKYKKAAEIEGIISL, from the coding sequence ATGAAGAACGCGGAATTCTATAAATCACTGCGCGAGAAGCTGAATGAGCAAACAGAGTGGCCGACAGTGTATCTATTCAAATTTATCATACCTGCGGATAATCAGAAAATGGCACAAGTGAATGAACTGTTCGATGGGTCGGCGCAAATAACGACGCGGGCATCGAATAAAGGTAATTATTTGAGCATCAGCGCCAAGGAGGTGATGATGAATGCGGAGTCCATAATCATCAAGTACAAAAAGGCGGCGGAGATCGAGGGAATCATATCCTTGTAG
- the fmt gene encoding methionyl-tRNA formyltransferase: MGTPEFAVATLETIYSSKHEVVGVVTAPDRPAGRGRKLRSSAVKEYAVNKGIPLAQPEKLRDESFVDQLREWAPEAIVVVAFRMLPKIVWSLPSKGTFNVHASLLPQYRGAAPINWALINGEEKIGVTTFLLDEEIDTGNILLQSEEPISEDDLLEDLYDRLMERGAKLALETLDGLEKGTLEPKPQKASAELRPAPKLNTETGHLDWSASSREIHNLVRGLSPIPGAWTEMINGEERVKVKVYRTHPAVGSKPIGEAYVEGKSLYVGCGEGLLEVLELQPAGKKRMAARDFINGLGGEKSLKFA; this comes from the coding sequence ATGGGCACCCCGGAGTTCGCCGTGGCAACTTTGGAGACCATATATAGTAGCAAACACGAGGTTGTAGGGGTTGTTACCGCTCCGGACCGACCAGCTGGAAGAGGTCGGAAGCTTCGATCTTCCGCGGTGAAAGAATACGCGGTTAATAAAGGTATCCCTCTTGCACAACCCGAAAAACTTCGGGATGAGTCGTTCGTTGATCAACTTCGGGAATGGGCGCCAGAGGCTATAGTGGTAGTGGCGTTTCGGATGTTACCCAAGATCGTCTGGAGTTTACCGTCAAAAGGAACGTTTAATGTTCACGCGTCGCTTTTACCCCAGTACCGTGGAGCAGCACCCATTAATTGGGCTTTGATCAATGGAGAAGAAAAGATCGGGGTTACCACGTTCCTTTTGGACGAAGAAATCGATACGGGAAACATTCTGTTACAATCAGAAGAACCCATTTCGGAAGACGACCTTCTGGAAGACCTGTACGATCGCCTAATGGAGCGCGGCGCCAAGTTAGCTTTGGAGACTTTGGATGGATTAGAAAAAGGAACACTAGAGCCGAAGCCCCAGAAAGCTTCTGCGGAACTCAGGCCTGCACCTAAGTTAAATACAGAAACCGGGCACTTGGATTGGTCGGCTTCATCCCGGGAAATACACAACCTGGTTCGCGGATTATCTCCTATCCCCGGAGCTTGGACCGAAATGATCAATGGCGAGGAAAGAGTTAAGGTAAAGGTGTATCGAACCCATCCTGCCGTAGGCAGTAAACCTATTGGGGAGGCATATGTGGAAGGAAAATCCCTGTATGTAGGTTGCGGTGAAGGCCTTTTGGAGGTTCTGGAATTGCAGCCGGCGGGCAAAAAAAGGATGGCCGCGCGTGATTTTATCAATGGTTTGGGAGGTGAAAAGTCGCTTAAATTCGCCTGA
- the clpB gene encoding ATP-dependent chaperone ClpB, giving the protein MNLNQFTIKAQEAIGKAQQLATAESHPSIEVVHLFKGMMAADEHVVPFLLKKLNVSVASVEQAADRILQSLAVVEGGQIQLSRNAQEVLTKASNYPKDFGDEYVTLEHLLLGILATKDQVAQMLKDAGVDEKGLKAAIKDLRKGSTATSQSAEDIYNALNKYAKNLNQLAKDGKLDPVIGRDEEIRRVLQILSRRTKNNPILIGEPGVGKTAIAEGMAHRIVNGDVPENLKNKQLFSLDMGALVAGAKYKGEFEERLKSVVKEVTESDGDILLFIDEIHTLVGAGGGEGAMDAANILKPALARGELRAVGATTLNEYQKYFEKDKALERRFQKVMVNEPDTDSAISILRGIKEKYETHHKVRIQDAAIISAVELSQRYITDRFLPDKAIDLIDEAASKLRMEINSKPEEIDVLDRKIMQIEIEIEAIKREKDEKKLAFLGEELANLKEERAGLNAQWEQEKEVVEGIQLAKEDLERLKLEADRAERSGDFGKVAEIRYGKVKEAEERLKQFETQLGEMQTGKSLIKEEVDSEDIADVVSRWTGIPVRKMLQSEREKLLNLEDELHERVVGQHEAIQVVADAVRRNRAGLQDARKPIGSFLFLGTTGVGKTELARALAEYLFDNENAMTRLDMSEYQERHSVSRLIGAPPGYVGYDEGGQLTEAVRRKPYSVILLDEIEKAHPDTFNILLQVLDDGRLTDNKGRVADFKNAIIIMTSNLGSSIIQENYEGMNAGNQYEVLEKTRTQVLELLRKSIRPEFLNRIDETVVFTPLSQKDIESIVRIQIKDVQKRLKANDVTIDATDDAVKLIAARGFDPQFGARPVKRVLQRDILNQLSHEILKGTVTSDSSILIDEEKGELVFRNEGELIGNA; this is encoded by the coding sequence ATGAACCTCAATCAATTCACCATAAAAGCTCAAGAAGCGATCGGAAAAGCCCAACAATTGGCCACCGCCGAAAGTCATCCGAGTATCGAAGTGGTACACTTGTTCAAGGGCATGATGGCCGCAGACGAGCATGTAGTACCCTTTTTACTGAAGAAACTCAATGTATCCGTGGCATCAGTTGAACAAGCTGCGGATCGAATTCTGCAATCGCTTGCAGTGGTCGAGGGCGGACAAATTCAACTATCGCGCAACGCACAGGAAGTGCTAACCAAGGCATCGAACTACCCCAAAGATTTCGGGGACGAATACGTGACCTTGGAGCACTTGCTCTTAGGCATACTGGCAACTAAGGATCAAGTAGCCCAAATGCTCAAGGATGCCGGAGTAGATGAAAAAGGACTTAAAGCAGCCATAAAGGACTTGCGGAAGGGTTCAACGGCAACTTCGCAAAGTGCGGAAGATATCTATAATGCGTTGAATAAATACGCCAAGAACTTGAATCAGCTCGCCAAGGACGGCAAGCTGGATCCCGTGATTGGCCGCGATGAAGAAATTCGTCGTGTGCTGCAGATATTATCGCGCCGAACCAAGAACAACCCAATCCTCATTGGGGAGCCGGGAGTCGGTAAAACGGCCATTGCCGAGGGAATGGCTCACCGGATCGTCAATGGCGATGTGCCGGAGAATTTGAAAAACAAACAACTCTTCTCGCTTGACATGGGAGCTTTGGTCGCCGGGGCTAAATACAAGGGGGAATTCGAGGAACGTTTGAAAAGCGTGGTCAAAGAAGTGACCGAAAGCGACGGAGACATATTGCTTTTCATTGATGAGATCCACACCTTGGTAGGTGCCGGAGGCGGCGAAGGAGCTATGGACGCCGCGAACATACTGAAACCGGCGCTTGCCCGAGGAGAGCTTCGCGCCGTAGGCGCTACAACCCTAAATGAGTACCAAAAGTACTTTGAGAAAGACAAAGCCCTGGAACGCCGTTTCCAAAAGGTCATGGTCAATGAGCCGGACACCGATTCGGCGATTTCTATCTTGCGCGGGATCAAGGAGAAATACGAGACACACCACAAGGTTCGTATTCAGGATGCGGCGATCATTTCGGCCGTGGAGTTGAGCCAGCGTTATATTACGGATCGATTCTTACCCGACAAGGCCATTGACCTTATCGACGAGGCCGCTTCGAAGTTGCGCATGGAGATCAACTCGAAACCCGAAGAGATCGATGTTCTCGACCGAAAGATCATGCAGATCGAGATCGAGATCGAAGCCATTAAACGTGAAAAGGACGAAAAGAAGCTAGCTTTTCTGGGAGAGGAATTAGCCAACTTAAAAGAAGAGCGCGCTGGTTTGAACGCTCAATGGGAGCAAGAGAAAGAGGTCGTTGAGGGAATTCAGCTGGCCAAGGAAGACCTCGAACGGTTGAAGCTAGAGGCGGATCGCGCAGAGCGGTCTGGCGATTTCGGGAAGGTCGCCGAGATCAGGTACGGCAAGGTCAAAGAAGCTGAGGAGCGATTGAAGCAATTCGAAACGCAGTTAGGCGAAATGCAAACCGGCAAGAGCCTGATCAAGGAGGAAGTGGACAGCGAGGATATCGCGGACGTGGTAAGTCGTTGGACCGGTATCCCGGTCCGGAAAATGTTGCAAAGTGAGCGCGAAAAGCTCTTGAATCTCGAAGATGAGCTTCACGAACGCGTCGTTGGTCAACACGAGGCCATTCAAGTCGTGGCCGACGCCGTAAGGCGCAATAGAGCCGGATTGCAGGATGCTCGTAAACCCATAGGATCGTTCCTGTTCCTGGGAACTACGGGTGTCGGTAAAACAGAGCTCGCCCGAGCGCTGGCCGAATATCTGTTCGACAACGAAAACGCCATGACGCGACTCGATATGAGCGAATATCAAGAGCGCCACAGCGTGAGTAGGCTCATCGGAGCACCTCCGGGTTACGTAGGTTACGACGAGGGCGGGCAACTCACTGAGGCCGTGCGCCGTAAGCCCTACAGCGTGATATTGCTCGACGAGATAGAGAAAGCTCACCCAGATACATTCAATATCCTGCTTCAGGTATTGGACGACGGACGCTTGACCGACAATAAGGGGCGCGTAGCGGACTTCAAGAACGCGATCATCATTATGACCTCCAATTTGGGTTCGAGTATCATACAAGAGAATTACGAAGGCATGAATGCGGGAAATCAGTACGAGGTGCTCGAGAAAACGCGAACTCAAGTGCTCGAACTACTCCGCAAAAGTATACGTCCCGAATTCCTGAACCGTATCGACGAAACGGTGGTCTTTACACCGCTCAGTCAAAAGGATATCGAAAGCATCGTACGCATCCAAATCAAAGACGTTCAAAAGCGCCTTAAAGCCAACGACGTCACCATCGACGCAACGGACGATGCCGTCAAGCTGATCGCCGCGAGAGGCTTTGACCCTCAGTTCGGTGCCCGACCGGTAAAGCGGGTTCTGCAGCGCGATATCCTGAACCAGCTTTCCCATGAAATACTCAAGGGAACGGTAACTTCGGACAGCAGCATCCTCATTGACGAAGAAAAAGGCGAATTGGTCTTTCGCAATGAAGGGGAACTCATAGGAAACGCTTGA
- a CDS encoding HU family DNA-binding protein, whose product MNKADLIDAMAEDAGISKAAAKKALDSFTDNVSAALKKGGRISLVGFGSFSVSKRNAREGRNPQTGATIKIPAKNVVKFKAGADLNSKVN is encoded by the coding sequence ATGAACAAAGCTGACTTGATCGATGCTATGGCGGAAGACGCCGGAATCTCAAAAGCCGCTGCTAAAAAAGCATTGGACTCTTTCACTGACAATGTATCTGCTGCCCTTAAAAAAGGCGGGCGTATCTCATTGGTAGGATTCGGTTCTTTCTCAGTATCAAAGCGCAACGCTCGCGAAGGTCGCAACCCACAAACGGGAGCTACCATCAAAATCCCAGCTAAAAACGTAGTGAAGTTCAAAGCTGGTGCTGACTTGAACAGCAAAGTGAACTAA
- a CDS encoding RecQ family ATP-dependent DNA helicase yields MPSNQKSPQEVLQEYWGYPNFREPQGAIIESVLSGRDTLALMPTGGGKSLCFQVPTLTRSGMTLVISPLIALMNDQVKNLNDRGIRAVALTSELDARQVDIALENCMSGAVPFLYLSPERLRTEIVRMRLPQMKITMIAVDEAHCISEWGYDFRPSYRLIREVRDALPNIPVLALTASATPEVVDDIQEQLDFKSPHVIRKSFGRPNLAYRVWPTRDKYGAVTALLKKHSGAGVIYVRNRRKTQEIASFLQRRGIPATYYHAGLDAMEKQSRQDSWTRNDTRVIVATNAFGMGIDKPDVRWVLHWEPADCIESYFQEAGRAGRDGNEAVSYVLYDQRDGQELHERYVERLVTEREVHRHYEALMNYLHLPIGSGADQSYDIDLKEFSKHYDFDLYGVYQTIDLLEKDGFWHLSDGYKERSFLRITVDHRSLYETRLKNSPVDRLIQLLLRSHPGITEEGSHIDENRMAARLGVSTAAIRKELEIGNKEQRWEYKGRPEADRLWMMIPRQDTRHLPWNRKALSELRKRKEERIGSMIDYLESQEGCRNQLLLSYFGEKETEPCGKCDLCLKSEDLDETVLLDYLKAATREWNDVMAEFPGMDEEISQWLRVQVESGMVRWEGPELVVLKTGSSN; encoded by the coding sequence ATGCCGAGTAATCAAAAGTCACCGCAGGAAGTCCTCCAAGAGTATTGGGGTTATCCAAATTTCCGGGAGCCACAAGGCGCTATTATCGAATCCGTTCTAAGCGGTCGCGACACCCTTGCCCTTATGCCTACGGGCGGGGGAAAATCACTTTGCTTTCAAGTGCCGACCCTTACGAGGAGCGGAATGACCCTGGTCATCAGTCCACTCATTGCACTGATGAATGATCAGGTGAAAAATTTGAATGACCGAGGCATCCGCGCTGTGGCACTCACCTCGGAGCTCGATGCAAGACAGGTCGATATTGCTCTCGAAAATTGCATGTCGGGCGCCGTACCTTTTTTATACCTGTCTCCCGAGCGGCTTCGGACCGAAATAGTCAGAATGCGCTTGCCTCAAATGAAGATCACTATGATCGCCGTAGACGAAGCGCATTGTATTAGTGAATGGGGGTATGATTTCAGGCCGTCGTATCGATTGATCCGTGAAGTGCGCGATGCTCTACCCAACATACCCGTTTTGGCCCTTACGGCATCCGCGACACCAGAAGTCGTTGACGATATTCAAGAACAGCTCGATTTCAAATCACCCCACGTCATACGCAAGAGTTTCGGACGTCCAAACCTCGCATATAGGGTTTGGCCTACCAGAGATAAATACGGAGCTGTCACGGCTCTCTTGAAAAAACATTCGGGCGCCGGAGTCATCTATGTCCGCAATCGAAGAAAAACGCAGGAAATCGCTTCATTCCTACAACGTCGCGGAATTCCTGCAACGTACTACCATGCAGGACTGGACGCAATGGAGAAGCAATCGAGGCAAGATTCATGGACGCGAAACGATACGCGTGTGATCGTGGCAACGAATGCCTTTGGAATGGGCATCGATAAACCCGACGTTCGTTGGGTGCTACACTGGGAGCCTGCGGACTGTATCGAAAGCTACTTTCAAGAAGCCGGTCGAGCAGGACGTGATGGCAATGAAGCCGTATCGTATGTCTTGTACGACCAACGTGACGGCCAAGAGCTTCACGAGCGATATGTAGAGCGGTTGGTGACCGAAAGAGAGGTGCATCGGCATTACGAAGCGCTGATGAACTACTTGCACTTGCCCATTGGCAGCGGTGCAGACCAGAGCTACGATATTGACTTAAAAGAGTTCTCGAAACACTACGACTTCGATTTGTACGGGGTATATCAGACCATAGACCTGCTTGAGAAAGACGGGTTCTGGCATTTGAGTGATGGATACAAGGAGCGATCCTTTTTGCGGATCACCGTTGATCACCGATCCCTTTATGAAACCAGGTTGAAGAATAGCCCGGTCGACCGTCTCATTCAACTACTGCTTAGGAGTCATCCGGGAATCACCGAAGAGGGGTCGCATATCGACGAGAATCGCATGGCCGCTCGGCTCGGTGTAAGCACGGCTGCCATCCGCAAAGAGCTCGAGATAGGCAACAAGGAGCAGCGATGGGAATACAAGGGGCGACCCGAAGCAGACCGTCTTTGGATGATGATCCCACGGCAAGACACCCGACATTTGCCTTGGAATCGAAAGGCGCTTTCGGAACTGAGAAAGCGGAAGGAAGAACGCATTGGATCAATGATCGATTATCTAGAAAGCCAAGAAGGATGTAGAAATCAACTCCTTCTCTCCTACTTCGGGGAAAAAGAAACCGAACCTTGCGGAAAATGCGACCTTTGTCTGAAATCGGAGGATCTGGACGAAACAGTACTCTTGGATTATTTAAAGGCTGCTACACGGGAATGGAATGATGTAATGGCCGAGTTCCCAGGAATGGACGAAGAAATAAGTCAGTGGCTTCGAGTACAAGTGGAATCCGGAATGGTTCGCTGGGAAGGCCCGGAACTGGTGGTACTGAAAACTGGCTCCTCGAACTAA
- the pdxH gene encoding pyridoxamine 5'-phosphate oxidase codes for MGTLADMREEYTRGSLHKSDLESEPLAQFEKWFEQITSMNVFDANAFTLSTINDRAFPTARVVLLKGIEEGKFVFYTNYNSEKGAELARHPKVAMTFFWRQLERQVRILGTVERVKPETSDEYFKSRPYGSRLGALASPQSNIIQSRDWLEDRWKQLQREYPDGSAIERPAHWGGYAITPVEFEFWQGRGSRLHDRFRYRPEGAGWAVERLAP; via the coding sequence ATGGGTACGTTGGCCGATATGCGGGAAGAATATACTAGAGGAAGCCTCCATAAGTCGGATCTTGAATCGGAACCATTGGCTCAATTCGAAAAATGGTTCGAACAGATCACGAGCATGAACGTGTTCGATGCAAATGCCTTTACCTTGAGTACCATTAACGATCGCGCCTTTCCAACAGCCCGGGTAGTATTGCTCAAGGGAATAGAAGAGGGCAAGTTCGTTTTCTACACGAACTACAATAGCGAAAAGGGCGCAGAATTGGCGCGTCATCCCAAAGTAGCCATGACTTTTTTCTGGCGCCAGCTCGAGCGTCAGGTTCGTATTTTGGGAACGGTAGAACGCGTGAAGCCCGAGACTTCGGATGAATACTTCAAATCGCGCCCTTACGGAAGCCGGCTCGGAGCATTGGCCTCACCTCAAAGCAATATCATTCAGAGTCGCGACTGGCTTGAAGACCGATGGAAGCAGTTGCAAAGAGAGTATCCGGATGGATCCGCAATCGAGCGCCCGGCCCACTGGGGAGGATATGCCATAACTCCGGTAGAATTCGAATTCTGGCAGGGGCGTGGGAGCCGGCTGCACGACCGCTTCCGCTATCGGCCCGAAGGGGCCGGATGGGCGGTTGAGCGTTTAGCGCCGTGA
- a CDS encoding penicillin acylase family protein, protein MRRWSWFIVLILWIGVLNFPWSGLPPLQQFLLYPSSPLQIEHSDEDIAISDSPYPNLYLRYDERGVAHVFALNEFAMAYGMGFTHAKDRLFQVEMLRRTVRGRLAEVAGPAAIPSDRWWLKFDFEAKAKAQFESLAETDPNMKLQFEAYAQGFNDYLETLKPSQRPVEYQLLGFEPKAMEPHTPIMLVRYMDKVLDYREDDLKFSALKNHLPDSLIDIYYPWASEYNYPIYPEISGRLALASDESLTSHSADLGANAGAKPLVYLPTSDFPNAQVTDNITKDLGSNNWAISAEKSTTGNAFLCNDTHLALDLPGTWYEVHQVIGDRVVHGLSVPGGPFIVSGFTKDVAWGMTSATWDLTDFYHLETNDKGEYKLDGEWEPLEPRTVTIPVKGENDLEVTYYDTYFGPTDTIEGEFLATNWVASDFNMNEMRALRGLISAKNINEAYEALQDFSHPPQNFVLADKNGDIGMVTSGYGAFHTTPTRGIIEAQRKSDRQEFRHMGRTLYVLNPEKGWNHSANQHQVADSLTPYLNTLFTPTARGRRIGEMMEAREKIDRSYLMEMQYDVIDGEWALLKEHIHKYAPNDMMKVLRNWDGKTDEKSQAATAYNHYKWALHDTISRILVGDFDFRPRSENLFVMISQSDTIPGVDGPIYMAPIAKALWQKVLLDMIDRFNSKEPNDWRWGDYHKITLRHIARIPAFNYDTLAGKGSSRTVNVSTHEPGTHGPAMRTVIELTPNGPKADFAIAGGQVGRPEHPHYSDQVDDWYNGRYFKVEPIRAPQEKKWAQKIDFQ, encoded by the coding sequence ATGCGCAGATGGTCTTGGTTCATTGTATTGATCCTCTGGATCGGAGTATTGAACTTCCCGTGGAGCGGATTACCGCCACTTCAGCAATTCTTGCTGTATCCTTCGTCTCCCCTACAAATTGAGCATTCAGATGAGGATATCGCCATTTCAGACTCGCCCTATCCAAACCTCTATTTGCGGTACGATGAACGCGGAGTGGCACACGTTTTTGCACTCAATGAGTTTGCCATGGCCTATGGAATGGGGTTCACCCATGCCAAGGACCGCCTCTTTCAAGTAGAAATGTTGCGCCGCACGGTTCGCGGTCGCCTGGCCGAAGTTGCAGGACCTGCCGCAATTCCGAGTGATCGATGGTGGCTCAAGTTTGATTTTGAAGCTAAGGCAAAAGCACAGTTTGAATCTTTGGCCGAGACCGATCCAAACATGAAGCTCCAATTCGAAGCTTATGCACAAGGGTTCAACGATTACCTCGAGACCCTGAAGCCTTCTCAACGTCCGGTGGAATACCAATTACTTGGATTCGAGCCGAAGGCGATGGAGCCCCACACCCCGATTATGCTCGTACGGTATATGGACAAGGTGCTCGATTACCGAGAAGATGACCTCAAATTCAGTGCTTTGAAAAACCATCTGCCCGATAGTCTTATTGATATCTATTACCCTTGGGCATCTGAGTATAACTACCCAATTTATCCCGAGATCTCGGGAAGATTAGCTTTAGCGTCGGATGAATCTTTAACAAGCCACTCTGCAGATCTCGGAGCAAATGCCGGAGCCAAACCTCTGGTATACCTCCCAACAAGCGACTTCCCCAATGCCCAGGTCACGGATAATATCACCAAAGATCTCGGGAGTAACAACTGGGCAATTTCAGCGGAAAAGTCTACAACAGGAAATGCATTCCTCTGCAATGACACGCACTTGGCATTAGATCTTCCGGGTACGTGGTATGAAGTTCACCAAGTCATTGGAGATCGGGTCGTGCACGGATTGAGCGTACCGGGGGGGCCCTTTATCGTTTCCGGATTCACTAAAGACGTAGCTTGGGGCATGACCAGCGCTACATGGGATCTCACGGACTTTTATCACCTCGAAACCAATGACAAAGGCGAGTACAAGCTCGATGGCGAATGGGAGCCCCTCGAACCTCGTACGGTCACGATTCCCGTAAAAGGTGAAAATGATCTCGAGGTAACTTACTACGACACGTATTTTGGCCCGACCGACACCATCGAGGGCGAGTTCTTGGCTACCAACTGGGTAGCCAGTGACTTCAACATGAACGAGATGCGCGCACTTCGCGGTCTCATTTCAGCCAAGAACATCAACGAGGCCTATGAAGCCCTTCAGGACTTTAGTCACCCGCCTCAAAACTTCGTTTTGGCCGATAAAAACGGTGATATTGGCATGGTTACTTCCGGCTATGGAGCTTTCCATACAACGCCAACTCGAGGTATTATTGAAGCTCAGAGGAAATCGGACCGACAAGAGTTTCGTCACATGGGACGAACACTGTATGTTCTTAATCCCGAAAAAGGCTGGAATCACAGTGCCAATCAACACCAAGTAGCGGATTCCCTCACCCCCTATTTGAATACTCTGTTTACACCGACGGCAAGAGGAAGGCGAATTGGCGAAATGATGGAAGCTCGCGAAAAGATCGATCGCAGCTACCTTATGGAAATGCAATACGATGTCATCGATGGCGAATGGGCTCTTCTAAAGGAGCACATTCATAAATACGCCCCGAACGACATGATGAAAGTACTGCGAAACTGGGACGGCAAAACAGACGAGAAGAGTCAAGCCGCTACGGCCTACAACCACTACAAGTGGGCATTGCATGATACCATAAGCCGGATTCTGGTTGGAGATTTCGATTTCAGACCTCGGTCCGAGAACCTCTTCGTTATGATCAGTCAGAGCGACACGATCCCAGGTGTTGATGGACCTATTTACATGGCCCCTATCGCCAAGGCACTTTGGCAAAAAGTATTGCTCGATATGATCGATCGATTCAACTCCAAGGAACCTAATGATTGGCGTTGGGGCGATTATCACAAGATCACCTTGAGGCACATTGCGCGAATACCGGCATTTAATTACGACACATTAGCCGGAAAAGGTAGTAGTAGAACCGTCAACGTATCGACCCATGAACCGGGAACTCACGGTCCGGCCATGAGAACCGTCATTGAACTAACTCCCAATGGCCCTAAAGCGGATTTCGCGATCGCGGGTGGTCAAGTTGGCCGACCGGAGCATCCACACTACAGCGACCAAGTCGATGATTGGTATAACGGCCGCTATTTCAAGGTGGAACCCATCAGGGCACCTCAAGAAAAAAAATGGGCACAAAAAATTGATTTCCAGTAA